A single window of Psychromonas ingrahamii 37 DNA harbors:
- a CDS encoding MurR/RpiR family transcriptional regulator: MKTLELIQKNLGSFSKSERKVAEVIIASPEVAIHSSIATLAKMAEVSEPTVNRFCRRLDTKGFPDFKLLLAQSLVVGTPYVNRHVNQDDGPEAYNAKIFESTIACLDSAKNMIDTAVIKRAVEVLTRADKIAFFGLGASSAVAHDALNKFIRFNIPVSCFDDIVMQKMSCINSRKGDVIVLISHTGRTKALVEVAQLARENNAFVIALTPNHSPLAEKSNLVLSASVPEDTDIYMPMASRIVQMVIIDVLATGFTLRRGPKFIEHLKRIKTEIKDSRFDKVDLNED, encoded by the coding sequence ATGAAAACTTTAGAGTTAATTCAAAAAAATCTGGGTAGTTTCAGCAAATCAGAAAGAAAAGTGGCAGAAGTTATCATTGCATCACCAGAAGTCGCTATCCATTCCAGCATTGCGACACTCGCTAAAATGGCTGAAGTCAGTGAACCAACGGTTAATCGTTTTTGCAGACGCCTTGATACTAAGGGTTTTCCTGACTTTAAATTACTGCTCGCGCAAAGTCTGGTGGTAGGTACCCCCTATGTGAATCGTCATGTTAATCAGGATGATGGCCCGGAAGCTTATAATGCAAAAATATTTGAATCAACCATAGCTTGTCTGGATTCTGCTAAAAATATGATCGACACGGCCGTCATTAAAAGAGCCGTTGAGGTGTTAACCCGAGCCGATAAAATTGCATTCTTTGGATTGGGTGCATCCTCTGCCGTTGCCCATGATGCTTTAAATAAATTTATCCGTTTTAATATTCCCGTTTCCTGTTTTGATGACATTGTTATGCAAAAAATGAGCTGTATTAATAGTCGTAAAGGGGATGTGATTGTTTTAATATCCCATACGGGCCGTACTAAAGCACTCGTAGAAGTCGCGCAACTTGCGCGTGAAAATAATGCTTTTGTTATCGCATTAACACCGAATCATTCACCACTTGCTGAAAAAAGTAACTTGGTTCTCTCGGCCTCGGTACCAGAAGATACTGATATTTATATGCCCATGGCATCCCGTATTGTTCAAATGGTCATTATTGATGTTTTAGCAACGGGTTTTACATTACGCCGAGGTCCTAAATTTATTGAACATTTAAAGCGCATCAAAACCGAGATTAAAGACTCTCGCTTTGATAAAGTTGATCTAAACGAAGACTGA
- the pyk gene encoding pyruvate kinase: MLRRTKIVTTLGPATDRDNNLEKIIAAGANMVRMNFSHGEAIDHVRRANEVREIAARLGKDVAIMGDLQGPKIRVSTFKDNKIILVVGDKFTLDSDIEKGQGDQQAVGLDYKTLPQEVVAGDLLLLDDGRVQLQVENVLGNKVNTVVTIGGPLSNNKGINKKGGGLSAAALTPKDKKDIITAAEIGCDYLAVSFPRNGADLHYARRLAIEAGCNAKIVAKVERAEAVETQEALEEIILASDVVMVARGDLGVEIGDARLVGVQKNMIRTARRLNRVVITATQMMESMVSSPMPTRAEVMDVANAVLDGTDAVMLSGETAAGDYPVETVKAMSEVCLGAEKHPSINISKNRMECTFDDPTEALAITAMFAANHTNGIKAIVALTATGTTALLMSRLSSGLPIFALSSNPQTLSYCALYRGVTPIKFNSNASNNLVFTGAAIETLKEAGYLQKGDLIIITHGDNHYAGSTNTCKIVTV; this comes from the coding sequence ATGTTGAGACGCACAAAAATTGTGACAACCTTAGGTCCCGCGACGGATCGTGATAATAATTTGGAAAAAATCATCGCAGCCGGCGCGAATATGGTGCGCATGAACTTCTCACACGGCGAAGCGATTGATCATGTAAGACGTGCCAATGAAGTGCGAGAAATAGCAGCCCGTTTAGGTAAAGATGTGGCCATTATGGGCGATTTACAGGGGCCTAAAATCCGCGTTTCTACTTTTAAAGACAATAAAATCATCTTAGTGGTAGGTGATAAATTTACCCTGGACAGTGATATCGAAAAAGGTCAGGGGGATCAACAAGCGGTTGGCCTTGATTACAAAACGCTGCCACAGGAAGTCGTTGCTGGTGATCTGTTATTACTTGACGATGGTCGTGTGCAACTGCAGGTAGAAAATGTGCTTGGCAATAAAGTTAATACGGTTGTTACTATTGGTGGTCCTTTGTCCAACAATAAAGGTATTAACAAAAAAGGCGGTGGTTTATCGGCTGCAGCGTTAACACCTAAAGATAAAAAAGACATTATTACGGCAGCTGAAATTGGTTGCGATTACTTAGCAGTTTCTTTTCCCCGTAATGGTGCAGATCTTCATTATGCACGTCGTTTAGCAATTGAGGCGGGTTGTAATGCTAAAATAGTGGCCAAAGTAGAACGTGCCGAAGCCGTTGAAACCCAAGAAGCATTAGAAGAAATTATTCTTGCTTCTGATGTCGTGATGGTTGCCCGTGGTGACTTAGGGGTGGAAATTGGTGATGCACGTTTAGTGGGTGTGCAGAAAAACATGATCCGCACGGCACGGCGTTTAAATCGTGTTGTTATCACAGCAACACAAATGATGGAGTCAATGGTAAGTTCACCCATGCCGACACGCGCCGAGGTAATGGATGTGGCCAATGCGGTATTAGATGGTACCGATGCGGTGATGCTCTCAGGCGAAACGGCTGCAGGTGATTATCCAGTAGAAACTGTGAAAGCAATGAGTGAAGTTTGCCTTGGCGCTGAAAAGCATCCAAGCATTAATATCTCCAAAAACCGCATGGAATGTACCTTTGATGATCCTACTGAAGCATTAGCGATAACCGCCATGTTTGCAGCTAATCACACTAATGGTATTAAAGCGATTGTCGCCCTAACAGCGACAGGGACCACCGCTTTATTAATGTCACGGCTAAGCTCTGGTTTGCCTATATTTGCACTTTCAAGTAACCCGCAAACATTAAGTTATTGTGCATTATACCGTGGTGTAACGCCCATTAAATTTAACTCAAACGCATCCAATAATTTAGTCTTTACAGGTGCCGCGATTGAGACATTAAAAGAGGCCGGTTACTTACAGAAGGGAGATCTAATCATCATCACCCACGGTGATAATCATTACGCAGGATCAACCAATACTTGTAAAATCGTTACCGTTTAA
- a CDS encoding YeaC family protein, which translates to MTQMTDYAKSISPAVYNQLKEAVETGKWVNGDKLTEQQKADSLQFLMVYQSQFNDKPEHFSIAKGGEIHMESKKVLKAQFSDVSASDVHKIKL; encoded by the coding sequence ATGACACAGATGACAGATTATGCGAAGAGCATATCACCCGCAGTATACAATCAACTCAAAGAGGCGGTTGAAACGGGTAAATGGGTAAACGGCGATAAATTAACAGAACAGCAAAAAGCGGATTCTTTACAATTTCTGATGGTCTATCAAAGCCAATTTAATGATAAGCCAGAACACTTTTCGATCGCAAAAGGTGGCGAAATCCATATGGAAAGTAAGAAAGTGTTAAAAGCACAGTTTTCTGACGTTTCTGCATCGGATGTGCATAAAATAAAGTTATAA
- the glgX gene encoding glycogen debranching protein GlgX produces the protein MEDKLLELDKKMHPFSASRGQFLPLGAILDQGGCHFSVYSLGAYRVDLCLFDKHENEIANYPLEVKQGRMWSIFVDQVIKGQLYGYRVYGDYQPENGLLFNPNNLLIDPYARALNRVQHNFAQAQSDDEHSQVAKSVVIDNSFDWKDVAKPNIAEDERIIYEVHVKSFSQRNKKIPLEKRGKYLGLSHPESIKHYKALGITSLQIMPVFSFVSELRLKNIGLTNYWGYNPINFFAPENRYAQFDAVNEFKTMVRELHAEGIEIILDVVYNHSAEAGNNGLILSLKGFDNRNYYTFEKEVDGSHLNYSNYSNHSGCGNTLNLDSPWSLKLMLDSLRYWATEMQVDGFRFDLAVTLAREANGFNKHSAFFKALLQDPVLSRVKLIAEPWDIGPGGYRLGGFPCDWLECNDRYRDTLRSFWRGDTGNVGDLATRLLGSRDVFAKSYRAISSSVNYICYHDGFTMDDLVSYDRRHNEANGEKSRDGHGHNLSSNYGVEGQTDDVKINQIRQQQKRNLIASLFISQGTPHFLSGDEMGHTQTGNNNAYCQDNILTWLSWNLTDADKKLFAFTSEVIKLRKESRLFGSLSLSGDSTGRCENSDLVQWYHPNGEVMEEVDWHASNSQAIAVELREAEQSGERWFVVLNSSSYHITCNLPLLEVGLSWKIKINTVCSSGKLTDEETNITKVTQVKARSVILLKCVRHLT, from the coding sequence TTGGAAGATAAACTATTAGAACTGGATAAAAAGATGCATCCTTTCTCTGCATCTCGCGGGCAGTTTCTGCCCCTTGGTGCAATTCTAGACCAAGGAGGCTGTCACTTTTCAGTTTATAGCTTAGGCGCTTACCGGGTTGACTTATGTTTATTTGATAAACATGAAAATGAAATTGCTAACTATCCTCTTGAAGTCAAACAGGGGCGGATGTGGAGCATTTTTGTCGATCAGGTCATAAAAGGACAGCTTTACGGGTATCGGGTATACGGTGATTACCAACCAGAAAATGGTCTTTTATTTAATCCAAATAATTTATTAATTGATCCCTATGCAAGGGCTTTAAATCGTGTACAGCATAACTTTGCTCAGGCACAGAGTGATGACGAGCACTCACAAGTGGCTAAGTCAGTTGTTATTGATAATAGTTTTGACTGGAAAGATGTCGCTAAACCCAATATTGCTGAGGATGAACGCATCATTTACGAAGTACATGTAAAGAGCTTCAGCCAGCGTAATAAAAAAATTCCTTTGGAAAAACGTGGTAAATATCTTGGTTTATCACATCCTGAAAGTATTAAACATTATAAGGCCCTTGGCATTACCAGTTTACAGATAATGCCCGTCTTTAGCTTTGTGAGTGAATTAAGGCTTAAAAATATTGGTTTGACGAATTACTGGGGTTATAACCCCATTAATTTCTTTGCGCCCGAAAATCGTTACGCACAATTTGATGCCGTTAATGAATTTAAAACCATGGTGCGCGAACTTCACGCTGAAGGGATAGAGATTATTTTAGATGTGGTTTATAACCATAGCGCAGAGGCAGGAAATAATGGCCTGATTCTTAGTTTAAAAGGGTTTGATAACCGTAATTATTATACCTTTGAAAAAGAAGTTGATGGCAGCCATCTTAATTATTCAAATTATAGCAATCACTCCGGCTGTGGTAATACCTTAAACCTTGATTCCCCTTGGTCTTTAAAGTTAATGCTTGATTCATTGCGTTATTGGGCAACAGAAATGCAGGTTGATGGTTTCCGTTTTGACCTGGCTGTTACACTTGCCCGTGAAGCGAATGGTTTTAATAAACACAGTGCCTTTTTTAAAGCACTGTTGCAGGATCCTGTTTTAAGTCGCGTCAAATTGATTGCTGAGCCTTGGGATATAGGGCCTGGAGGATATCGTTTAGGTGGATTTCCCTGTGATTGGTTAGAGTGTAATGACCGTTACCGCGATACACTACGTTCTTTCTGGCGTGGAGATACCGGCAATGTTGGCGATCTTGCAACGCGTTTATTGGGTTCCCGTGACGTTTTTGCCAAGAGTTACCGCGCTATTTCCAGTAGCGTCAATTACATTTGCTATCACGATGGTTTTACAATGGATGATCTTGTTTCCTATGATCGCAGGCATAATGAAGCTAATGGTGAAAAAAGCCGCGATGGTCATGGCCATAATTTATCTTCTAATTATGGTGTTGAAGGCCAAACCGATGATGTCAAAATCAATCAAATACGCCAACAGCAAAAACGTAATTTAATTGCCAGTTTATTTATTTCCCAGGGCACCCCCCATTTTTTATCGGGCGATGAAATGGGTCATACCCAAACCGGTAATAATAATGCTTATTGTCAGGATAATATCTTAACTTGGTTAAGCTGGAATTTGACTGATGCTGATAAAAAACTCTTTGCTTTTACCAGTGAGGTTATCAAGCTGCGTAAAGAATCTCGTTTATTTGGTAGTCTTTCACTCAGTGGTGACAGTACTGGCCGCTGTGAAAATTCAGATCTTGTTCAGTGGTATCACCCTAATGGTGAGGTAATGGAAGAGGTTGACTGGCACGCGAGTAATTCACAAGCGATAGCGGTTGAATTGCGCGAGGCCGAACAATCGGGTGAGCGTTGGTTTGTAGTATTAAACTCGTCCAGTTATCACATTACTTGTAACCTACCCTTGTTAGAGGTGGGTTTATCTTGGAAAATAAAAATTAATACGGTGTGTTCGTCGGGGAAATTAACTGACGAAGAGACTAATATTACCAAAGTGACTCAAGTTAAAGCCAGATCAGTTATCTTGTTAAAGTGTGTACGGCACTTAACTTAA
- the glgB gene encoding 1,4-alpha-glucan branching protein GlgB, with protein sequence MNKTVTKAAKKTAKPVKNAAKKAAVKVAKKKEAVPNVHASLISLLNEAKLANPFEQLGLLKNPKGKGFVIRAWLPDAQKVELYALSEEKPLTELKLIDEAGLFEIELPELNEKFIYEFNAIYSTGEHRFVDPYQFHDIAFDGLSTLHEAPQNVYKTLGAQLKTTYVGDVAISGVRFIVYAPNATSVSLITQFNHWDGRRQPMQRSWCGHWVIFVPDLKAGCAYKFELKDGLGNRLPHKADPVGFQAELYPSHSSVVVDHDLYQWNDQEWRASQTGDKRYSAMSIYEVHLGSWKRKHENGVDRMLTYRELAAELIPYLLELGYTHLEVMPISEFPFDGSWGYQPVGLFAATSRFGNADDLKYFIDQCHQAGISVIVDWVPAHFPADPHGLARFDGTPLYEYEDPRRGWHLDWNSYIYDFGRDNVRQFLVASALIWLDKFHVDGLRVDAVASMLHWDYSREEGEWVPNVDGGNHNYEAISLLKWFNEEVYGQYPNAMTIAEESTAFAGVSKPTFEGGLGFGFKWNMGWMNDTLSYMETDPMYRKYHHHEMTFAMVYHYNEHFILPISHDEVVHGKKSMIGKMPGDEWQEAANLRAYMGYMYAHPGKKLNFMGTEFAQTSEWNHNKQLDWGLLKFDKHKGQKLLTCDLNKAYKNNAAFYEADYDTKGFEWLDHSDGEKSILAFVRKNLAQDKKVICLSNFTPLPRDGYRVAVDELADYEVILNTDSEYYWGSNYAMGDKMGVFVAEEQQWQGKEYSIKLNLPPLSTVYLQKKVK encoded by the coding sequence ATGAATAAAACAGTAACTAAAGCGGCAAAAAAAACAGCTAAGCCGGTAAAAAATGCGGCTAAAAAAGCCGCGGTTAAAGTCGCGAAAAAAAAGGAAGCGGTACCTAATGTCCATGCTTCTTTAATTTCATTACTGAACGAAGCGAAATTAGCTAATCCTTTTGAGCAGTTGGGTTTATTGAAAAACCCGAAAGGCAAGGGGTTTGTGATCCGCGCCTGGTTACCCGATGCTCAAAAAGTAGAGCTGTATGCTTTATCAGAAGAAAAGCCATTAACTGAGCTGAAGTTAATAGATGAAGCGGGTTTATTTGAAATTGAATTACCAGAACTGAATGAAAAATTCATTTATGAATTTAATGCCATTTACTCTACTGGAGAGCATCGTTTTGTCGATCCTTATCAATTCCATGATATCGCTTTTGATGGTTTGTCTACCTTGCATGAAGCCCCGCAAAATGTTTATAAAACATTAGGCGCACAACTTAAAACAACTTATGTGGGTGACGTAGCTATCTCCGGCGTACGTTTTATTGTCTATGCTCCGAATGCCACCAGTGTTAGCCTTATCACTCAATTCAATCATTGGGATGGACGACGTCAGCCAATGCAGCGCAGCTGGTGTGGACATTGGGTTATTTTTGTACCGGATTTAAAAGCGGGCTGTGCTTATAAATTTGAACTCAAAGATGGATTGGGTAATCGTCTACCGCATAAAGCGGATCCTGTCGGTTTTCAAGCTGAGCTATACCCGTCTCATTCGTCGGTTGTTGTTGATCATGATCTTTACCAATGGAACGATCAGGAGTGGCGCGCATCACAAACGGGTGATAAACGTTATAGCGCAATGAGTATCTATGAAGTGCATTTAGGTTCATGGAAGCGTAAGCACGAAAATGGTGTAGATCGTATGCTTACCTATCGTGAACTGGCTGCTGAACTCATTCCTTATCTGCTTGAATTGGGCTATACACACCTTGAAGTTATGCCCATTTCTGAATTTCCATTTGATGGTTCGTGGGGGTATCAACCCGTAGGTCTATTTGCGGCAACGAGCCGCTTTGGTAATGCGGATGATCTTAAATATTTTATTGACCAATGTCACCAGGCTGGCATTTCTGTCATTGTTGATTGGGTACCTGCACATTTCCCCGCAGATCCGCACGGTTTAGCGCGATTTGATGGCACACCTTTATATGAGTATGAAGATCCGCGTCGTGGTTGGCATTTAGACTGGAACTCATACATTTATGATTTTGGTCGTGATAATGTACGTCAGTTTTTGGTTGCAAGTGCTTTAATCTGGTTAGATAAATTCCATGTAGATGGTTTACGTGTTGATGCTGTGGCTTCAATGCTGCATTGGGACTATTCACGTGAAGAAGGCGAATGGGTACCTAATGTTGATGGTGGTAACCATAACTATGAAGCTATTAGCTTATTAAAATGGTTTAATGAAGAAGTATACGGTCAATATCCAAATGCAATGACTATTGCAGAGGAATCAACGGCCTTTGCGGGTGTGTCTAAGCCTACTTTTGAGGGGGGGTTAGGCTTTGGTTTTAAATGGAATATGGGGTGGATGAACGATACGTTAAGCTACATGGAAACAGATCCTATGTATCGTAAATACCACCATCATGAAATGACCTTTGCGATGGTGTACCACTACAACGAACACTTTATTTTACCTATTTCTCATGATGAAGTAGTGCACGGCAAAAAAAGTATGATTGGTAAAATGCCGGGTGATGAATGGCAAGAAGCTGCCAATTTACGTGCTTATATGGGTTATATGTATGCGCATCCGGGCAAAAAGTTAAACTTTATGGGCACTGAATTTGCGCAAACGAGCGAATGGAATCATAACAAGCAATTAGATTGGGGCTTACTGAAATTTGATAAACATAAAGGTCAAAAACTGCTCACCTGTGACCTGAATAAAGCTTATAAAAACAACGCTGCATTTTATGAAGCTGACTATGATACCAAAGGGTTTGAATGGTTAGATCATTCGGATGGGGAAAAAAGTATTCTTGCTTTTGTAAGGAAAAACTTAGCGCAAGATAAGAAAGTTATCTGCCTGTCTAACTTTACCCCGTTACCCCGCGATGGCTACCGGGTGGCCGTTGATGAATTAGCTGATTATGAAGTTATTTTAAACACTGATAGTGAATATTATTGGGGCAGTAATTATGCAATGGGCGATAAAATGGGCGTCTTTGTTGCAGAAGAACAACAGTGGCAAGGCAAGGAATATTCAATTAAACTGAATTTACCCCCTTTATCTACTGTGTATTTACAAAAAAAGGTAAAATAA
- the malQ gene encoding 4-alpha-glucanotransferase encodes MTNSALNMFMELKGIDPNFVDAWGKPAKISDENIRNIINKMGYEADNDDSLTAHYLEQEKQHWLSLLPPVAIYEKHDTYTLDVCLPIDYVTDDLLYKITTEDKNDITQSLSAIKFPLIAVNEISDIEFQCYQIALILDLPFGYHSLSLYEQGNDEALATMSLIITPASCYTPKSIDQGKKVWGASVQLYCVKSEVNWGIGDFSDLKTLLKNTAETGGDFIGLNPIHALSPSQPKQASPYSPSSRKWLNILYTDLTTVDELKRNKALQTEIDSDQFQDQLTSLRETDWVDYEKVTALKLEILKALFVTLNDGSVASDNRLASLQIYVDQKGESLQQQASYDALQFKFLAENPDSWGWPSWPEAFQSFQSEGTQAWIKNNKDEVLFWCYCQWIAELQLEEAHQLAKSLGMTLGIYRDLAVGVGKSSSDIWANRSLYCENISIGAPPDVLGPRGQSWGLPPIAPDQMIKAGYQPFIDLLQSNMSHCGALRIDHVMALLRLWWVPENCTADKGAYIYYAVHDMLNLLALESVRNKCLVIGEDLGTVPEGMDVLLKDAGVYSYKVFFFEVATDGGYISPSHYSEQAMATLSTHDMPTIKGFWNCEDLHLGRELGLYPDPVAYQQLLENRIRCKQQILDSLHGHNRLPGDFPRDAYITPMDKTLNFALQTHLASGNSALLSLQLEDFLEMDQPVNVPGTSDEYKNWQRKLSKNIEQIFTDPDIKTLLNKLSQARNGQI; translated from the coding sequence ATGACTAACTCAGCTTTAAATATGTTTATGGAATTAAAAGGAATTGACCCTAATTTTGTTGATGCATGGGGAAAACCGGCTAAAATTTCAGACGAAAATATTAGAAATATCATCAATAAAATGGGCTACGAAGCAGACAATGATGATTCATTAACCGCGCATTACCTCGAACAGGAAAAGCAACATTGGTTATCCTTATTACCGCCTGTGGCTATTTATGAAAAGCACGATACTTACACACTGGATGTTTGTTTACCAATTGATTATGTAACGGATGATTTACTCTATAAAATCACCACTGAAGATAAAAATGACATTACCCAAAGCTTATCCGCAATAAAATTTCCATTAATCGCGGTTAACGAAATTTCAGATATTGAATTTCAATGTTATCAGATAGCACTGATCTTAGATTTGCCTTTTGGTTACCACTCCTTATCGCTTTATGAGCAAGGTAATGATGAAGCACTGGCAACAATGTCTTTAATTATTACGCCGGCAAGTTGTTATACGCCGAAGTCGATAGACCAGGGAAAAAAAGTTTGGGGTGCCAGTGTCCAGCTGTATTGTGTTAAGAGTGAGGTTAATTGGGGCATTGGTGATTTTAGCGATTTAAAAACCTTGTTAAAAAACACCGCCGAAACGGGCGGTGATTTTATCGGGTTAAATCCGATCCATGCTTTATCTCCTTCCCAGCCTAAGCAGGCAAGCCCCTATAGTCCCTCTTCAAGAAAATGGCTTAATATTTTATATACGGATCTCACCACAGTAGATGAGCTCAAACGTAATAAAGCCCTACAAACTGAAATAGACAGTGATCAATTTCAAGATCAGCTAACAAGCTTACGTGAGACTGATTGGGTTGATTATGAAAAGGTTACTGCACTTAAGCTTGAGATATTAAAAGCGTTATTTGTCACGCTTAATGATGGCAGTGTGGCAAGTGACAACCGGCTCGCCAGTTTGCAAATTTATGTTGATCAAAAAGGCGAATCGTTACAGCAGCAGGCAAGTTACGATGCACTGCAGTTTAAATTCCTTGCCGAAAATCCGGATTCCTGGGGCTGGCCATCATGGCCTGAAGCATTTCAGTCCTTTCAAAGTGAAGGAACACAGGCATGGATAAAAAATAATAAGGATGAAGTGTTATTTTGGTGTTATTGCCAGTGGATTGCTGAATTGCAACTCGAAGAAGCGCATCAATTAGCTAAATCTCTGGGGATGACATTAGGTATTTACAGGGATCTGGCGGTTGGTGTGGGTAAAAGCAGCTCGGATATTTGGGCAAATCGCTCGCTGTATTGTGAAAATATCAGTATTGGTGCACCACCGGATGTGCTTGGCCCGCGAGGACAAAGTTGGGGATTACCACCAATAGCACCGGATCAAATGATCAAAGCGGGCTACCAGCCCTTTATTGATCTGTTGCAGTCTAATATGAGTCATTGTGGCGCACTGCGTATTGATCATGTGATGGCTTTATTACGACTTTGGTGGGTTCCTGAAAATTGTACTGCAGATAAAGGGGCATACATCTATTATGCGGTACATGACATGCTTAATTTATTGGCACTGGAGAGTGTGCGTAATAAGTGTCTTGTTATTGGCGAAGACTTGGGGACTGTACCTGAAGGGATGGATGTTTTATTAAAAGATGCCGGTGTGTATTCTTATAAGGTATTTTTCTTTGAAGTTGCAACCGATGGTGGTTATATATCACCTTCACATTACAGTGAGCAGGCAATGGCAACACTGTCTACCCATGATATGCCAACCATCAAAGGTTTCTGGAATTGTGAAGATCTCCACCTTGGCAGAGAATTGGGCCTGTACCCGGACCCGGTCGCCTATCAACAGCTACTCGAAAATCGTATACGTTGTAAACAGCAGATACTGGACAGTTTACATGGTCACAATCGCCTGCCCGGTGATTTTCCTCGAGATGCTTATATAACCCCAATGGATAAAACTTTAAACTTCGCCCTGCAAACCCATTTGGCATCGGGTAATTCAGCATTATTAAGTTTGCAGTTGGAAGATTTTTTAGAAATGGATCAACCGGTTAACGTACCCGGGACTTCAGATGAATATAAGAATTGGCAGCGTAAACTGTCAAAAAATATTGAGCAGATATTTACCGATCCAGATATAAAAACACTGCTCAATAAATTATCTCAAGCGCGCAACGGTCAAATATAA
- a CDS encoding D-hexose-6-phosphate mutarotase — MLCHISLFKIKTLSTAISIQADAAGYEFLIIEHKKFNAAFALHGGHLVHFQLKEQQPIIWLSKTAIYNQQKAIRGGVPVCWPWFGAADKSLGENLPAHGFARTSKWELAAHNEFPEGVEIELRLTDSAATRDIWPFQFELLLKATLTDQIKLELISKNTGNIPFSYRGALHSYLNISTPESCAISGLNNHYNDSLDNGLAKSGDSTLQITGPIDAIYKKALSPITLSDKQFNRQLIIDNSGNDAEVLWTPWIAGAKAFADMPDQGYKTMFCIESAITNKSGVRVKPGHSHSLSTTIRSHTG, encoded by the coding sequence ATGTTATGTCACATTTCTCTGTTTAAAATAAAGACCTTATCCACAGCCATTAGTATTCAAGCTGATGCAGCTGGTTATGAATTTTTAATCATTGAGCACAAAAAATTTAATGCCGCCTTTGCACTTCATGGCGGCCATCTTGTGCATTTCCAATTAAAAGAACAACAGCCCATTATCTGGTTAAGTAAAACCGCCATTTATAATCAGCAAAAGGCAATTCGTGGCGGCGTGCCCGTTTGCTGGCCCTGGTTTGGTGCTGCCGACAAATCATTGGGAGAAAACCTGCCTGCTCATGGATTTGCCCGCACCAGCAAGTGGGAGCTTGCTGCGCATAATGAATTTCCCGAGGGTGTAGAGATTGAACTGCGCTTAACCGACAGCGCTGCAACCCGCGATATCTGGCCCTTCCAATTTGAATTACTGCTTAAGGCGACACTAACTGATCAAATAAAACTTGAGCTGATTAGCAAAAACACTGGCAACATTCCTTTCTCATACCGAGGTGCTTTACACTCTTATTTAAATATTAGTACCCCAGAGTCATGTGCTATTTCGGGTTTAAATAACCACTATAACGATTCGTTAGATAATGGCTTGGCAAAATCTGGTGATAGTACATTGCAGATCACAGGTCCTATCGATGCTATCTACAAAAAAGCGCTTTCCCCTATTACATTGTCAGATAAGCAGTTTAACCGCCAACTTATCATAGACAACTCAGGTAATGACGCTGAAGTTTTATGGACGCCCTGGATAGCAGGTGCAAAAGCTTTTGCCGACATGCCAGATCAGGGTTACAAAACCATGTTCTGCATTGAATCTGCTATTACAAACAAAAGTGGCGTAAGAGTGAAACCGGGCCATTCACACAGCCTATCAACCACAATAAGATCTCATACAGGATAA